In a single window of the Papaver somniferum cultivar HN1 chromosome 8, ASM357369v1, whole genome shotgun sequence genome:
- the LOC113303812 gene encoding 60S ribosomal protein L37-3-like, whose product MGKGTGSFGKRRNKTHTLCVRCGRRSYHLQKSRCAACGYPAARLRKFNWSEKALRRKTTGSGRMQYLRNVPRRFKSGFREGTQAAPRKIGASSST is encoded by the exons ATG GGAAAAGGTACAGGAAGTTTCGGTAAGAGGAGGAACAAGACTCACACACTCTGTGTAAGGTGTGGTCGTCGTAGTTATCATCTCCAGAAGAGTAGATGTGCTGCTTGCGGTTACCCTGCTGCTCGTCTCAGGAAAT TTAACTGGAGTGAGAAGGCTTTGAGGAGGAAGACTACTGGAAGTGGTAGGATGCAGTACTTGCGTAATGTTCCTCGCAGATTCAAGAGTGGATTCAGAGAAG GTACTCAAGCTGCACCCAGGAAGATTGGAGCATCTTCATCAACTTAA